The following is a genomic window from Fibrobacter sp. UWR4.
GCAGCTAATGCGTTTGATTTTCACATCAGGTTGGAACAGCTGGAGAATTCTAAAGTTTTCCATTACAGCGGGAGTGCAACCGTCGGAGACTTTTTGAATATCCTTGGGAGTATTGTTCTCGTCGAAGGATAAGGCGCCGCAGAAGGAATCGCTAAGTTCCTTTATCTGGAATTCGTCAATGGAACCATTTTCTGTCTGGATGGAAACATTTAGTGTTCCTCCATTTCCTTCTTCGCAACAACAGTCGGAACAGCCCATATTGTCTAGGGATGTTTGGTAGTAGGGCGTAAGCTTGGTGCCGGTAATGGTTCCTTCCATGCTGGAGAATTTCTGTGCACTTTCATTCACTACAATTTTATTTCCGGTAGTGTCCTGAAGGCATGTAACCTTGGCGATATCCATAGAACTGGAAACCTTAAACTGGAATTCCGTTGCTCTTTCTGGAAGGGTCGCCATGATGGCTCCCGCGTATTCTGCAGAGGAATCCTGCTGGTCCGTTACGTTAGCGGTCCACCAAAAGTTTCCACGCGTGAATTCATTGGCTCTAGATGTCAATTTCTTGAATTCGTCTACAGTAGGGAGGCGGTAGCCGCTGGGACATGCACTGACTGCATCAACCCAGGTGTAATGATTCGCTACGACTTCGTTAATTTCCTTGACGGAGTCAACCAGTGTAATCAGGCGTGCTGTTGATAGGTAATCTACTGCACTCTCCTTTACTGCACCCGAAGTTTTTTCGGGAGCCTTGTCCTTGGAGGACTTGTCCCCACAGCCCAAAAGAGCGATCAGGGTTGCGAGCGTGACGAAACTTAGCTTTTTCATGCGTTACTCCACTCAAAAAACTTTTTCGTAGTATAATGCCAAACTATTTAAAATATAACAAGATTAGTTTTTCTATCTTCTTAATCATGGCTAATATTGTAGATGGAAGTGTTCTTGATAGAGAGTTGAATGCGGAACAGGCCGCTGCCGCAAAGAAAATCGATGGCCCCATGCTGATTTTGGCTGGCGCAGGTTCGGGAAAGACCCGTGCCATTACCTATAAGATTGCCCACATAGTCTCTTGCCATCATGTGGAGTCTGACCGGATTCTTGCAGTGACCTTTACCAATAAGGCCGCCCGCGAAATGAAGGATCGTATCCAGAAGTTGCTGGATTGCAGGATGAACTTTAGCTGGATGGGGACGTTCCACTCTGTCTGCCTTAAGTTGCTGAAACTCTGCCTTTCCAAGGAATCCGTGGTTGCAGCCATGTCCGATTCCAGTGGCAAATGGTTTGACGGCAATTTCTCCATCTATGACGATGACGACCAAAAACGTATCCTCAAGGAAATCATGAAGGCGGATAATGAAAATGTGGAAGCCTCCGACATCAAGAAGGTTCATTCCGCCATTTCCCGCTATAAGAATACCGTCCTTTACAAGGGAGGCGTTGCGACCCTGCAGACTCCCGAAGTGGCGAAGAACCGTGCGGATTATCCTGACGAAGAGCTGCGTGCCAAGTATTATGGTTTGTACCAGAAGAAATTGAGAGAATCCAATGCCATGGATTTTGACGATCTTCTGTTCAATACGGTTCTCCTGTTGCAGCGTCTTCCCAAACTTGCCGAACAGTTGTCGACGCGCTTCCAGTATGTAGTGGTGGATGAATACCAGGATACGAACGATGTTCAGTACGAATTGCTGAAGCTCTTGATTAACGAGCAGCGTAACGTGACTGTAGTGGGGGATGACGACCAGAGTATTTATGGTTGGCGAGGCGCCAATATCAAGATTATCCGCAATTTCCACCAGGACTTTGCACCTGTGACTGTGGTTAAGTTGGAAAGGAACTACCGTTCTACGTCCAACATTGTCCAGGGAGCTGGTTCCGTCATTGCCCATAATATCCGTCCTGAGGGCATGGAGAAAGTGGTGTTCTCCAAGGAAGAAGCTGGAGAACTGATTCATGTCTGTAACTTTATGGACGATCGTGGCGAAGCCTCTGCCATTGCGGATACCATCGCCAAGGCTGGGCCTGATTTCTACTCCAGGACGGCTGTATTCTACCGCACCAATGCACAGTCCCGTGCTCTTGAAAAAGCCCTGAACGATCGTCGTATTCCGTCCGTGATTTTCGGGGGAACCCGCTTCTGGGACCGTAAGGAAATCAAGGATGTCCTGGCTTACTTGCGTCTTCTTTCCAATGATCGCGATGATGCCGCTTTCCTTCGAGTCATTAATACACCGCCTAGAGCCATCGGTAAGACGACTGTCGAAAATATCCTGGAAAAGGAGCGCCTGGGGGAAGGCTCCTTCTGGGAGAATCTCCTGGAAGAGGCAAATGGCCTTGGACGCTCGGCGCCCAAGCTCCGCGGCTTTACGGATTTGATCCTTACCTGGAAGGACTTGATTATGGCTGGTGAAACTCCGCTGCCTATTCTTGCGGAACGGATCATCAATGATATTGGTTATAAGGAGTTCCTCCGCAAGGAAGATGAAATTACTGCCGATGAACGTATCGGCAACCTGGACGAAATGGTGAACGCCATCCGCGAATTTGACGAAGACCATCCTGGCGCTACCCTGGAAGCCTTCCTTCAGGATATTTCCCTCCTAACTGATGGAGACAAGAAGGTGGATACATCCAAGGGGCTGGTGCCCCTGATGACGATTCACATGGCCAAGGGCTTGGAATTTAACACAGTCCATATTGCTGGATGTGACGAGGAAATTTTCCCGTTAGTCCGAGGCGGCATGATGATGTCTTCTCAGGAACAGAATGAGCAGATGGAAGAAGAACGCCGACTGTTCTACGTAGGCTGTACCCGTGCGGAAAAGGTCCTTTACCTGTATCATGCAGAACGTCGATTCTTCCAGGGGAATATCCGCCCCTTCGCACCGTCCAGATTCCTGAAGGAATTGGATCCTTCTGTAGTGGATGTTCATGATCGTAGAGATGGTTTTGGTGGCGGTTTTGATGACTTCAATCAGGATTACCCTCGCCAGGGAGGCTTCTCTAGGCCTATGCGTCCTAGCTTCCCGTCGTCTTCGTCTTTCCCGAAGCGACCTGCTTCTCCCAGCGGGTCTTTCTCAAGGTCCAGTGGCTTCGGCGGTGGCAATGGATTTAATAACGGCTTTGGTCGACCGGCTCCTGTACCTCCCTCCATCAGGAAGAACGACCGTCGCATTGTGTTCAAGAATCCGGTGACGGTCCCCAATCCGGCAGCAAAACCCTCCGGTCCTCGCGTTGTATTCGATGAATTCAGCGAGAATCCTTTCCAGAACGGAGTGAAGGTTCGTCACGTAAAGTATGGTGTCGGTACGGTGATGAACTGTTACGGTACTGGGGATAATGCCCGTGTGGATGTTGTTTTCGGGGATAATGTAACCCGTACGATCGTCCTGAAGTACGCAGCCCTGCAAATTGTGAAATAGCCTTATTTTGCAAACTGTTGTTGACATGGGTCGGACTTATTTTTGCTAGATTAAGACCGTAAAGAAATGAAAAAGAGGCTTTATGCTCGAAAATAGTGAAGTTTTGAAATTGGCTAAGCTGTCTCGTCTCAGCGTTTCTGAAGAAGAAATTCCGGCTCTCAAGGGCCATCTGGACAAGATGCTCGCTCATCTGGATGCCCTCAAGGCTCTGGATCTCTCTCATGTGGAACCGATGACCGCTGTTGAGAACGGCGCTACCATTCTTCGTGAAGATGTTCCCATGCAGGGTTTTTCTCTAGATCAGGCTTTTGCTAACGCCCCGGCAGTGGAAAACGACCACTTTGCCATTCCTAAGGTTATTGGCGGCTAGTCTTTCTGGCCTGCTGTAGCCTTTTCGGAGTCCTATGGCTGTACATTGTATCGTTCCTGCCCGTATGGGTTCTTCCCGGTATCCCGGGAAGCCTTTGGTGAAGATTGCTGGCAAGGAAATGATTATCCGCACTATGGAGAGAGCTCTCCTGGCGGAATGTTTTGATCGCATTATCTGTGCTACCGACGACGACCGTATTGCGGAAGTCGTTTCTAATGCTGGTTTTGAATTCATCCTGACTGGTCCTGCAAGTACGGGGTCGGATCGTGTGGCTGATGCCGCCCGAGCTCTGGGATTGGACCTGGTGGTCAATCTCCAGGGGGACGAACCGTTGGTAGAGCCTTCGGTTCTTTCGGATGTTGCTCTTGAACTGGAACGCCATCCGGACTGCTGGGTGACGGTAGCTTGCCCTCTGAATCCTGCCGAAGCCATGGTAAAGACCGTGGTGAAGGTCCGTGTGGATGGCCACATTGCGGTTGACTTTACCCGTGAAGTCCCTCCGGCTGAAGTTTCC
Proteins encoded in this region:
- the gatC gene encoding Asp-tRNA(Asn)/Glu-tRNA(Gln) amidotransferase subunit GatC: MLENSEVLKLAKLSRLSVSEEEIPALKGHLDKMLAHLDALKALDLSHVEPMTAVENGATILREDVPMQGFSLDQAFANAPAVENDHFAIPKVIGG
- a CDS encoding 3-deoxy-manno-octulosonate cytidylyltransferase — its product is MAVHCIVPARMGSSRYPGKPLVKIAGKEMIIRTMERALLAECFDRIICATDDDRIAEVVSNAGFEFILTGPASTGSDRVADAARALGLDLVVNLQGDEPLVEPSVLSDVALELERHPDCWVTVACPLNPAEAMVKTVVKVRVDGHIAVDFTREVPPAEVSRWFQHQGIYAYSRLAREEFASLPQSPVELERSLEQMRILGKRPIRIVQSPYASVSVDVPGDVSAVESLIHSVTPFRIEPGVAHERP
- a CDS encoding ATP-dependent helicase; this encodes MANIVDGSVLDRELNAEQAAAAKKIDGPMLILAGAGSGKTRAITYKIAHIVSCHHVESDRILAVTFTNKAAREMKDRIQKLLDCRMNFSWMGTFHSVCLKLLKLCLSKESVVAAMSDSSGKWFDGNFSIYDDDDQKRILKEIMKADNENVEASDIKKVHSAISRYKNTVLYKGGVATLQTPEVAKNRADYPDEELRAKYYGLYQKKLRESNAMDFDDLLFNTVLLLQRLPKLAEQLSTRFQYVVVDEYQDTNDVQYELLKLLINEQRNVTVVGDDDQSIYGWRGANIKIIRNFHQDFAPVTVVKLERNYRSTSNIVQGAGSVIAHNIRPEGMEKVVFSKEEAGELIHVCNFMDDRGEASAIADTIAKAGPDFYSRTAVFYRTNAQSRALEKALNDRRIPSVIFGGTRFWDRKEIKDVLAYLRLLSNDRDDAAFLRVINTPPRAIGKTTVENILEKERLGEGSFWENLLEEANGLGRSAPKLRGFTDLILTWKDLIMAGETPLPILAERIINDIGYKEFLRKEDEITADERIGNLDEMVNAIREFDEDHPGATLEAFLQDISLLTDGDKKVDTSKGLVPLMTIHMAKGLEFNTVHIAGCDEEIFPLVRGGMMMSSQEQNEQMEEERRLFYVGCTRAEKVLYLYHAERRFFQGNIRPFAPSRFLKELDPSVVDVHDRRDGFGGGFDDFNQDYPRQGGFSRPMRPSFPSSSSFPKRPASPSGSFSRSSGFGGGNGFNNGFGRPAPVPPSIRKNDRRIVFKNPVTVPNPAAKPSGPRVVFDEFSENPFQNGVKVRHVKYGVGTVMNCYGTGDNARVDVVFGDNVTRTIVLKYAALQIVK